The following is a genomic window from Parabacteroides johnsonii DSM 18315.
CTGATGATATCCTGCAGATGGACAAGCCGGAAAATCGTCCGACCGTGCGTCCGAGTCAGGGAGTACACTTGATTTTGGATGCATCTTTCCTGGAGAGCGATTGTGCCGTGATGATCCCGAAGACATCCGACGGACGTGTACTCTTTGCCGTTCCCTGGCATAACAAAGTGGTGGTAGGTACGACCGACACTTTGATGGAGCATACCGAAACAGAACCGGTCGCACTCGAACAGGAAATACAATTTATACTCGACACTGCAGGGAAGTACCTGACACGGGTTCCCCGTCGAAGCGATGTCCTCTCCGTATTTGCCGGTCTCCGTCCGCTTGCGGCTCCCCGTAATGAAGGTAAGAAGACAAAGGAGATATCCCGGAGCCATAAACTGATCCGGGAAAAATCCGGTTTGATAACGATTATCGGTGGAAAATGGACAACTTACAGGAAGATGGCGCAGGACACGTTGGACTATGCGATCCGTTATATGCATATCCCGACACGGGAGTGTGTGACGGAGCATTATCCTGTTCATGGTTCCCGTCCGAATCCGGACTTTTCCGATCCGTTGTATGTGTATGGGACAGATGCGGATGAGATACGGGCTTTGACGGATTCCTCGCCGGAGATGGCCGAGAGACTGCATCCTCAATATGCTTTTACTAGAGGAGAGGTCACCTGGGTCGTCCGGAACGAAATGGCACGGACACTGGAGGATGTTTTGGCACGCCGGTTGCGTATACTCTTTATGGATGCACGTGCCGCGATGCAAATGGCTCCCGCCGTGGCTGCTATTTTAGCAGAGGAACGGGGAAAGGACCATACATGGCGGAATGCC
Proteins encoded in this region:
- a CDS encoding glycerol-3-phosphate dehydrogenase/oxidase → MERESIISQLYDKDRIFDFVVIGGGATGLGVALDAVTRGYSVALFERSDFTKGTSSRSTKLVHGGVRYLAQGDIALVREALRERGLLRHNAPHLVKDQLFLIPCYRWWEGPFYTIGLVLYDLMARGLSLGRSVCIGPKRVARTVPMLRREGMMAGVLYHDGQFDDSRLAINLVRTAVDAGACVLNYMNVISLLKEAGKVSGVQVRDEETGAIYSVKARSVINATGVFADDILQMDKPENRPTVRPSQGVHLILDASFLESDCAVMIPKTSDGRVLFAVPWHNKVVVGTTDTLMEHTETEPVALEQEIQFILDTAGKYLTRVPRRSDVLSVFAGLRPLAAPRNEGKKTKEISRSHKLIREKSGLITIIGGKWTTYRKMAQDTLDYAIRYMHIPTRECVTEHYPVHGSRPNPDFSDPLYVYGTDADEIRALTDSSPEMAERLHPQYAFTRGEVTWVVRNEMARTLEDVLARRLRILFMDARAAMQMAPAVAAILAEERGKDHTWRNAQLKDFNRVASHYILNE